The region ACGATCACACACTCCCACTAATcctttgattattattttttttttagcaaGATTTCAAGACATTGTTTTTTagagttttttatttttacaaaaatataaccaaaaaaaaattatatgcaaAACGATAGCCGGTTGCTAAAGGATATGAAgggatatatgtatattttaacATATCATCAACCAAACACTACAATCCCACCGTCCACCATGGATCTAATGGCTGAAAAATAATTGAAAGACTAAGTCCATCAAATACAAGTAAGAGACTAAAAAATTGCCCAACATTTATTAGACTAAAGTACCGATTACTTTTTATTATACTAATTAATTAATGATCATTGAATTTTCCACCATATATATGATTTATTGATATGAATTAATTATTCATCCTTATCTGTTTTATATATGacaattaaatattaataaaaataaccaGAGAGatgaaataatttaaaataagttGAATGTATTGTATTCTTTAAATGCAAAATAATATAAAGTGGTATAACAAGATAGGGGAATTCTCctgtaggggcttcactttaagccttatttGTAGGGCttttcagtgttctcgacccgtgaacagtttttgacgcgatttttttttatgaccgtgtatattgtagttgtttagagcattctgcaaattttcagaaattctgaatagtttatagtactgaaaactaaggttaaacatatttttttccacgctcataaaaaaaattagttacgcaTGTAAAAACaagtttgaatttagttttcggtactgtaaattattcgaaattttctgaaaatttgcaggatgctctaaatagctacaatatacacggtcattaaaagaaatcgtgccgaaaactgttcacgggtcaagaACACTGAAAGCCCCACCGGTAGGACTTAATGTGAAGCccttatagaagaattgtcctaatAAGATAATATGATTTTTCTTTGGTAGGGCTAAAAAAGAGGCGCATCCCTATCTTGAATAATATGTACACACCTCAAGAAGTTGTGGGTCGTTGGATTTAGGGGTAAGCTTCATTTTTGGTATCCAATGACTTTGAGTTGTTACCGGCTCTTTTTTGTGTCATCAAGTTGATTTACATTAAattctttgaaattatatttttgaaaagtgaagaaaaatcttatttaTCTtataaataatttgtgcttaaactATGAATCTATTTTGAATGTGatggtttgatttattttaactatcaataAACTTGATAATCAATATACTAATATATATTATTccacttacattttgtggattctagtatcttaataattttTCTCTTTCAACTTGTTTACAAATCATAAGTTGTTTACTTTTCTTgtcttaaatatctttattttgtatattttattttattttcttgacacAAAATCTTATCCATTTTTGGAGTTAACTTAAagtttatttaattttggttaaaaatatatattatttttaattttagtcAATTCTCTTGGGCtagacatccttgcttacacaaaCACTATTCTATACacacgattcgtgcacttgcgatcTATATTTTAGAACATACCCAATTTTGGGTCCAACAATTTTTGTCTATTTTGTAGTCGATGATGGCCCTGGCATACAAAATAAAAGTCACCAATTCCACTTTGTGAGCAATTAAGTTCTTATGATATACAAACATATATGTGACAGCGTGGGTGTACATAGCAGATAGGAATTAAGAAGCTCAAATATAACAAATAGAAATGTATAATGACCAATAAGCAAGAGAACATCCCcattttatttttcatattctTAAATCCAACGTGAATCAATGCACCATAGACTCGTGTGTTAAACACAAACAACTACACAAGTATTAGATGCCTTTGAGAATAGTTTAAACTTGAACACTAAACATTGCAGACCTTCTGCCAGTTGGTATCAATAGGAGGTTGCCTTTGAGAATCCATAGTCCCTCAAATGAATCTGCACTTTTAAGTATCAAATACATGTAATTAGACACAAAACATTATTCAGAATGACAAGATGACATGAACAATTAATAAAGCTACAGATCAATAAAGCTACACTGGAAAAATTTAGGCTGCAACGAGcatcatttgaaaaaaaaataataatttaacagAGACAGTTTCCACTAGATGAATCTTGGCCTAAACTGTCATACGCtctgttaaaaattgaattaaataaaacaatgTCTAAGTGAGCCATTAGCTAACTATACGATTAGTTGTAACACTTCGAATTGTGTTTCTGTGGTCTGCTCTTCCTAGTTTTCTCTAGTTGTTAGTGCATGGTTCCTGCCAGCCTCTAGTTTCTTGCTTCCCAGTTGCTGTAGGCTGTTAGTTTAAATAGCAGAGATTACTTGGTCTAAGTTTCTCTGATGTCTTTTTCGTTTTGTTGAATCTTTGTTCTGCCACTGATAATAggaaattatattaattattgtAAGTTGTACCCACAGAAAATTTCAATATGATGATATAAAGAATTttaaggaaagaagaaaaaaaaatcctttCCTAACCAACTGTTTTAATGGCGACTACTGATCACCACCTCAAAGATTCATCAAGCTCATCACCATCATCAGTTGTGGTAGTGATGGCTCCATTATTAGCTCAAAGCCACCTCAACCACCTCCTTCAACTCTCCCATGTCGTTTCCTCATACAACATCCCTGTCCACTACGTTGGCTCTACTCTCCACAATTCTCAAGTCAAGTCTCGATCCATAAACCCTCTTAGAGAATTAACAAAAATCCATTTTCATAACTTCCCATTAATCCGAACTACACCATTCCCACCCAACCTCTGCTCCGGAACAAAGTTATCCGAAACCGTCAAGCTCCTCCGCGACCCAGTCGCTGCACTTCTCCGATCACTCTCTTCAAACGTGAAACGACTTGTCGTTGTTCATGATGTTCTGATGACTTCAGTGGTTCAAGATTTTGTTTCTCTACCAAACGCAGAAGCCTATGCTGTCAATTGTGGCTCTGTTTTCTCAATGTTCACCTACGCGTTCGCTGCCATAGGACAGTACGACATCATCCCAATAAAGAATATTCCCTCTGTGGAATCTTGTTACACTCATCAGTTCTATGAATTTATAAAACGTGAGTTTAAACAGATGAAAAGTCAGGTTGGTCAGCTCCACAACTCTTGTAAGGCTATTGAAGGCTCTTTTCTTGAACATGTAGCAAACTACGTACTCAAAGGAGAGAAGAAGATCTGGGCAGTGGGGCCCTTGCACCAAACGACAGTCTTTAAGGAGGCCAGGGATGATGACAAGTGCTTATTGGAGTGGCTAGACAAACAAGAGCCCAACAGTGTCTTGTATATATCTTTTGGAACAACTACTACTTTTTCTGAGGAAAAGATCAAAGAGATTGCTCTTGGTTTGGAGCAGAGTGGGGTAAAGTTTATGTGGGTGTTGGGAGATGAAGATAGATTAGACAGTTTCAGCAATGGATACGAGGGTGAGCTATCTAAACTTCCAAGTGGGTTTGAGGAAAGAATGAGGGGAAAGGGAATGGGAATGGTGGTGACGAAATGGGTGTCCCAAGTGGAGATTTTAGGGCACAAATCCATAGGTGGGTTTATGAGTCATTGTGGATGGAACTCATGCATGGAAAGCATAAGTATGGGAGTACCTATAGCAGCATGGCCAATGGAATTTGATCAACCTGTGAATGCTCTCTTACTTACGGAAGTTCTCAAAGTGGGTGTGGCTGTTATGGAATGGGGTCAGAGAGATGAGTTGGTGACTTCATCCATGATTGACAGAGCTGTGAGGACATTAATGGCCTCAGAGGAAGGTGGTGAGATCAGAAAGAGGGCTGAGGAGTTGGGAGCTGAAGTTAGAAAGTCTACAGCTGAAGGAGGAGTCACTCGTATGGAATGGGATTCTTTCATTGCCCATATAACGAGATAGATTGATAGAGCTGGATACTTTTTCGTCTGTTTTGGTCATTCATAAAAGTAGTTTTGACTTATATGTATTAGCTAAGAATGTTTATGTTTCGAGTCAGTAATTAGACctattttagtatatatatatatatatatattttttttttatcgttCGTTTAAATTTAAGAACTTTATTTCTTACAAGTAATCTTTATTGATCAGTAATAATTTTtcctttgaaaaatatttataatttttctttaagaaaagttgtatataattttaataaatattgttCGAGATTAAATACTAGTGTAATAAATGCTGTCAAGGAAAACCATTTCATAAAAACAAGTATCCAGTTAAACTAGAAGTATGCCAACTAGGTAAGACATTATAGCAAGATAAAATGTCCAATGGCTACAAGAACCCAAAACAAAATAACTAAAAATCTAGAAGAGTACCAAGACAAGATCATGCAAAAACATCCTGTTGGATAACATTATACCACGAAATGCCTCACTAAAACCtctcaaaataaaagaaaaaaaatactaaaaagaaAAGAGTACTTGGGCTAATTTGCAACTTAAAAATTACTATAATGATATAAGGTCTCTAATAACTAATCAGTTAAGCACTAGATAAATATGATAAATGCGAACCTCCATTTGACTGAATTGATTCTGAAAAACCTAAGTTTTAGCCTATCTTTCCAGTTTTACAATATTCATCTAGGTTGTATCTTGAAACATACATGAACATTAACAACACAATCATAAGAGTTGACACACAAAATTACAAGCTTCGTCTGCACTGAAAACTCATTCCAGCCGACTAGTGCTTGGGTTCCCTGAACCAGGGTAATAACTCTCACTATATTCAGAAGTAATTTTACATAAACCAGTTCAAGAATCAATATGTAAAAACTGTACAAACTATCTCAAAATACAGTGAAGATTTTTACCCTAAACAACCAAATCCCTTGGTTATAAATGCAAGATCCCCTTGCTTCaatgttgaactcccttcaacaatATCACAAATCCGAAACCCTTCGGATCTATAGCATCAAGACCCAGCTGAACTCCTTCAGCAATCACGGCTTAATTCCAGTGCTTGCACAGAAACCTTCAACCATCTTCAATGGAGTTTCTTGCCAACACCTGCAAAAATCaatggaagaaaaagaaagaaaacagagcaaaaacactCAATCGAATCTATTGAACAAAGAGAGTTGGTTAACACTAATTAACCATACCAATATATATCCTTGGCTGCAATTAGGTATAATCCCGAACCAACTAATAGCTGTTACTCATTAACAGCTTTGCTTTACACACCTGCTGACGTGAACACTAACTAAAAACGAATAAACTCCAGACATAACAAAAGTCCATTCCAGACGCGACTGGACCTAGTTTGTCATACTCAAAGTATTGGtccttacaatctcccccttgatAAATTATGGTCAATGACAAGAAAAACAAACAGTGTAAATCAAAAGATTAACTATGCAACCAACAATAGTCTGGTCAAACAGTAAACAGAGTCTTAAACAGCCAAAATACGAACAAAATATAAAAGAGTATGTGAAAGCAGTAAACAGAGTTTTAAGTGATCAAAATAACAAAGAATAACACATGATTAAAGCGACAAGAGAAGTAATAGAAGTTCATCTCCCCCTTCATTGAGCATAATCTTTCAGCACAATCAATTGACAGCAGCAGCTGATTGCTCCCCCTAGAGAGGTGCAGTCGAATCAGGAGCCTTAGTAGAGGCATCAGGAAGCGTAGGTGGAACAGATGTGTCGAACACTGTGTCAGCAGAAGGCACTATAGATGAGACTGGGGGCACATGAGATGCAACTGGAGCAGGATTAGTGGACTCCCCCTGAATGGGAACAGAAGACTCAGGAGGCAAAGAAGATTCACCAAAGGAGTCCCGATGAAACGCTGGAGAAGAAACATCTATCGATGGTGATAATTGAGAGCCATACTCAAACTGAACAACCAGAGCCTTGACCACTTGAACAAGCTTATACATCGATGCTTCAAAGGCCATTTTCCGCTTTTGATCTTTCTTGTAACGTTTAGTGAATGCCTTGAACTCAGTATATAACTAGACTTGCCAACTAGAATCAGACAGACCTTTAAACATAAGAGCTTTGAGCTTAGACGGCTGCGAAGAAGAAGGAGCAGTGGAGGAGACCTTCTTGTTGAGAGTTTCCAGAAATCCTTTACACAAAATAGGATTGGGAACCTAGAAGTCATGAGTGGTCAACGGTGGTTTGGCAGGCTGAATAATCTGCTGAATCAAGCTCGGAAAGGGCAACTTGTTACGAGTACCAGTAGAGGAGGCGACATCAACAATTCGATCATAAATGAGTGTAACCAAATCAATAGACACGCCAGTACCCACAACATATAAAAACTTCCCAATCTCAAGTGTAATAGATGAAAGGTGAGAATTAGGAAACCAATTATACAGGGCCACACGATGAAGAACCTGATAGAAATGAGTCAATTTAGTCACATGAATCTCATGATTTCCCCACACATAATCAGGCTGGCCAGTTAAAACATGACCCATGGTAGATTGATCTGGACGGTATGACTTATTATATTCAGGTTTAAGAACTTTTGGAACCTTTAGTGCACGAGATATAGTGGATGGTGCAAATTTGATACGACTACCCTGAACAAATGCAGTAAGACAATCCTCATTTTTCCCATCGATAACAGACTTATCTAAATTAGCATAAAATTCCCTAATGAGAATGGGATGAGGAGACACCAATTTAGACACGGTATTAACCCATTGCCTAGACTGTAAAAGTTCAACTAACTCAGGAAAATCTTCTAAGACAACAGTATATTCAGGACACAAGTCTCGCACAGCAAACCATCTCTGATAATGCGAGGCCTTGGTAGCATCAACAAAGTATTGAATAGATGATGGATCAACAAGCAACACAAAATCCTTAGAACTAGAGGTAAGCTTGGAATTTTTAGGAGAGGCTGCAAATTGAGTGTCCTTGGGCTTACGTTTTGGAGACGATGGTTTGTTGAGAGGTGAGGACTCATGCATTTTAGCTTTTCCTTTGGACTGCACAGGAACATGGGGTTTGGGGGTGGGTGTGGGTTGAGGTTTGGGTTGGGGTTTTGGTGGGGGTTGAGGTTTGGGTTGGGGTTTTGGTGTGCGATTGGGTTGGGGTTGGGGTTGGGGTCGGGTTGTAGGTTGGGGTTGGGGTGCGAGTTTGGAGGCAGACCGAGTCTTGGGGGTTTTGGTTAAGGACGGCTTAACAGGCGACTTAAGAGGAGGAATAGATGGTGTGTTTGGGGTCGACAATGGAGAGGATGCAACAGGGGAAGACGCAGACACAACAGAGGAACGAGTAGTACGTTTAGGTGACTTACCATCAGAACAAGGCGGACGGGCATGGAGGACATTGACCGAAGGACTGATGAGAGGAACAGACGCAGTCACCACCTCTGGAAGGGACGGCGACGGAGAAGATGGAGATGACTCCGCGACGGTAGGCAGAACCGGAACAATAGCCATAGCCACACTAGGATCAAGAGCAGGGGACACAACTCGACTGGGTGATGTGGCGACTGCAGAGGGCACAGATGCATCCAGAGAAGATGAGACAGCCACCTCCGGAGAAGGAGAGATCGGCACATCGACGACAGGAGAAGATTAGAGACGGGAATGACGGCGATTGGCTCTTTGCTTCATAATGTCGAACTCGGTTAAGGTTTCTGCAATTGGACCACTGTAAACACAACTCACACAAGCTCAAATGATGGTATATTTATACAATGACCTTATGAATTCCCCTACAAGAAATTGACCGTGGAAAAAGAATGACAAAGCCCATAAAAAAAATAACCCACGGTAATGTATGAAAGACCAAACAAGACATATtttgttgttttaaaaaaaaaaaatgaaacaagAATAGAATCTAAACAGCCAATGTAAAAAAAATATGCACACTTGAATGGCAGTAGAGATTTATGAACAACAACTCTGATAAGCTCAACATGGATTAAAATATCTGATCAAAATATACACATCATGCTTacaaaaaaaaatgggaaaagttTGTGATATACACACTCTGAAAAACACTGGCTGATTAACACACACAAATTTTTTCTTAACAAGAGATTTGAGCCATTAATTTCATTTGTGTGTGCAAAAAGACCTCATGTGGACCAAAATCATTAAGTGGTCCACTCACTcaacatgaatttttttttttttttgtatttttatttgatATATCCTCTTTTGACAAAAAACACTATGAGTTTTTCAAATACCCAGCACTGGCTTTCACTCATCATTAGAGATGTAgcctgttatacccaaaaattggagaatgcatcctaggaggctaaggagaatgcattctaggagagctaaggggggtggtcctaggagaccacaaggaggatgtggtcctaagagaccccaagggtgtgtaggaggcaagcctcccaaggtttcctaagtgttggctcgaacgtgtccaaggtaagtagctaaagaggaggagtctcatgcaagagaatggagacttagattttgagaaggagagcctatacaatgttcgatcggacatgtttgggagatgctaaaggaggttgcctcaatgttgtccaaggtgaggtgccaaggaggttgcctcaatgttgtccaaggtgaggtgccaaggaggttgcctcggaccaccttggtccgaggagaagccaaggagattggttcaaggaggaacatggcatgctagaggagagtgccatgttagaggagagaagtgcatgtcctaccaccatgcacgttcaacccacgaaaacatgtcctaccaccatgcacgtccgaccaacacttgcatgagtggtcagtaggaggtggatcaactagctagaggagactaagtaaagattcccagagacagcttcaacaaaatacgcgggaatctctcattcttcccacaaatggggggtttgttacatttcgaattttgaatgtttaaatgtaataaatataataaaatatccctatcataaggggatatcagttgaggatctcaggcctataaatagagagcttatgggatgagagagggccttcttctgcttattctttctagagagagaaaattgggactgtgtattctagagagagaaagttgggtctgagtattctagagagagaattcttgtatttttgcaatttgtactgaagaaactcagttggctcagtccatctgatcttgagtacatgtttataaatcacaactctaagtggattaggctattaccgaaaatcggggctgaaccactataaaatctcttgtgttatttactttttgtttaTTAAACcatctgtgtcgtttttatttctcttgaaggcttgtcgtatttgacgttctcacgtcgttggctaaaaacgcagtcaacattttggtgctttcattgacagcttgaagagaagaacagacggtccctgaagcaagatggcgcctaagaacaccactgctgcttccaagaggacaagctcctctaaagagcctgctagatcagaaggtccttgcccacaatatcatgagaatgagcctagagtcatgcttgaggacgtgactccaggagttgaagagctccaagagaccatgggggccttccaggaggagatggcacaattccacgctaggcaagaggcgtttgctgaagagatggccaggcagagagctgccttagagcagcaaaaacgcgatatggaggccagaagtgaggagctcagacaacaacaggaggaggtcaatcgGAAACATCGTGAAGCAACGCTTGCTTTGGAAGcagctacccagttggcccaagccaatgcccaagctgcagtacgaggaggaccccctccaggagcaaggaccacagaagctggtggtaggagcaatgatagaccaaggaggggtggtaataacccacctggtgagGGAGATGAAGTCCGATTgcacactacctcaacccaaggggagcactctagaaccccctccagaagtcatcgatcgggcagtaaaaagactccacctgggcaggagcaaaataaagctcctagagagaggaggacctctcagttcaaagatgggcatggtggggatgaggctgatagtcatcccaccaACCAGTCAAGGGAAAAGGAGGaccacaacccacaaggaggagaaaaCTGCCCAGAGCACGCTaagaagcctccattgcacctcgaccagcggcgtagcaggagagaggaagtcccgcatagtaagcccactgggaaatcgaagagtacggtgttcgatcgggtaggagagcatgcttctcagaaggatctaagggatgttatcaccaacaagaggaggacc is a window of Humulus lupulus chromosome 4, drHumLupu1.1, whole genome shotgun sequence DNA encoding:
- the LOC133833103 gene encoding zeatin O-glucosyltransferase-like, whose amino-acid sequence is MATTDHHLKDSSSSSPSSVVVVMAPLLAQSHLNHLLQLSHVVSSYNIPVHYVGSTLHNSQVKSRSINPLRELTKIHFHNFPLIRTTPFPPNLCSGTKLSETVKLLRDPVAALLRSLSSNVKRLVVVHDVLMTSVVQDFVSLPNAEAYAVNCGSVFSMFTYAFAAIGQYDIIPIKNIPSVESCYTHQFYEFIKREFKQMKSQVGQLHNSCKAIEGSFLEHVANYVLKGEKKIWAVGPLHQTTVFKEARDDDKCLLEWLDKQEPNSVLYISFGTTTTFSEEKIKEIALGLEQSGVKFMWVLGDEDRLDSFSNGYEGELSKLPSGFEERMRGKGMGMVVTKWVSQVEILGHKSIGGFMSHCGWNSCMESISMGVPIAAWPMEFDQPVNALLLTEVLKVGVAVMEWGQRDELVTSSMIDRAVRTLMASEEGGEIRKRAEELGAEVRKSTAEGGVTRMEWDSFIAHITR
- the LOC133833104 gene encoding uncharacterized protein LOC133833104, with the translated sequence MAIVPVLPTVAESSPSSPSPSLPEVVTASVPLISPSVNVLHARPPCSDGKSPKRTTRSSVVSASSPVASSPLSTPNTPSIPPLKSPVKPSLTKTPKTRSASKLAPQPQPTTRPQPQPQPNRTPKPQPKPQPPPKPQPKPQPTPTPKPHVPVQSKGKAKMHESSPLNKPSSPKRKPKDTQFAASPKNSKLTSSSKDFVLLVDPSSIQYFVDATKASHYQRWFAVRDLCPEYTVVLEDFPELVELLQSRQWVNTVSKLVSPHPILIREFYANLDKSVIDGKNEDCLTAFVQGSRIKFAPSTISRALKVPKVLKPEYNKSYRPDQSTMGHVLTGQPDYVWGNHEIHVTKLTHFYQVLHRVALYNWFPNSHLSSITLEIGKFLYVVGTGVSIDLVTLIYDRIVDVASSTGTRNKLPFPSLIQQIIQPAKPPLTTHDF